One Dioscorea cayenensis subsp. rotundata cultivar TDr96_F1 chromosome 15, TDr96_F1_v2_PseudoChromosome.rev07_lg8_w22 25.fasta, whole genome shotgun sequence genomic region harbors:
- the LOC120276984 gene encoding uncharacterized protein LOC120276984, with protein MGRSSARAWSSNSRSPRKMKARRLFGFSLSLILINMAAIMERADENLLPSVYKEVSETFNAGPTDLGYLTFIRNFVQALSSPLAGILVLHYDRPSVLAMGTTFWAFSTAAVGASQHFRQVACWRALNGFGLAIVIPALQSFIADSYKDSVRGTGFGLLSLVGSVGGIGGGVLATIMAGQEYWGIPGWRCAFIMMAVLSLLIGVLVYSFVDDPGRSKRITSVTDGDSERANLVGKGNTVSPSIWRDSWTAMRSVIKVQTFQVIVLQGIVGSLPWTAMVFFTMWFELIGFDNNSSAALISLFAIGCATGSFLGGLIADRISQFYPDTGRVMCAQFSAFMGIPFSWFLLTVIPQTINSWFIFATTLFFMGLTISWCATCANNPMFAEVVPLKHRTMIYAFDRAFEGSFSSFAAPAVGILTEKIYGYDSKSVSLVSGSVNQAFALSRGLLSMMVVPFGLCCLFYSPLYLIFKRDRNNARTATLKEQEIT; from the exons ATGGGACGTAGCAGCGCTAGGGCTTGGTCTTCGAATTCTAGATCTCCTCGGAAGATGAA AGCAAGgagattatttggtttttctcTATCACTTATTCTGATTAATATGGCGGCTATAATGGAGCGTGCTGATGAAAACCTTCTGCCATCTGTTTATAAGGAAGTTAGTGAAACCTTCAATGCTGGTCCTACTGATCTTGGGTACCTTACCTTCATAAGGAATTTCGTACAGGCATTGTCATCACCATTGGCAGGTATTCTTGTGCTGCATTATGATCGCCCCAGTGTCCTTGCAATGGGTACTACATTCTGGGCCTTTTCAACAGCTGCTGTAGGAGCAAGTCAACATTTTCGGCAAGTTGCGTGTTGGAGAGCTTTAAATGGCTTTGGGCTTGCCATTGTGATCCCAGCACTGCAATCATTCATTGCTGATAGTTATAAGGACAGTGTGAGGGGTACCGGATTTGGATTGCTGAGCCTTGTGGGTTCTGTTGGGGGGATAGGAGGAGGTGTTCTTGCAACTATCATGGCAGGGCAAGAATATTGGGGCATTCCTGGATGGCGTTGTGCGTTCATCATGATGGCAGTGTTGAGTTTGCTGATTGGGGTCTTAGTTTACTCATTTGTTGATGATCCTGGAAGATCAAAGCGCATCACTTCTGTCACTGATGGCGACTCTGAGAG GGCTAACTTGGTTGGAAAAGGAAACACAGTCTCACCTTCCATTTGGAGGGATTCCTGGACAGCAATGAGATCTGTAATAAAAGTACAAACATTCCAAGTAATCGTCTTGCAGGGAATTGTTGGATCTCTTCCTTGGACTGCCATGGTGTTCTTCACTATGTGGTTTGAACTTATAG GTTTTGATAACAACAGTTCTGCTGCCTTGATCAGCCTTTTTGCAATTGGATGTGCTACTGGTTCTTTTCTTGGGGGACTGATAGCAGATCGTATTTCTCAATTCTACCCGGACACAGGCCGTGTCATGTGTGCACAATTCAGTGCCTTCATGGGCATTCCATTCTCATGGTTCCTACTCACCGTCATCCCTCAAACGATTAATAGCTGGTTCATCTTCGCCACAACTCTTTTCTTCATGGGCCTCACCATAAGTTGGTGTGCTACTTGTGCTAACAATCCAATGTTTGCTGAAGTTGTCCCCTTGAAACACCGAACGATGATTTACGCCTTTGATCGTGCATTTGAAGGTTCATTCTCATCTTTTGCAGCCCCGGCTGTGGGAATACTCACCGAGAAGATTTATGGTTATGATTCGAAGTCTGTGAGTTTGGTTTCTGGATCAGTTAATCAGGCTTTTGCACTATCTAGAGGTCTTTTATCGATGATGGTTGTTCCTTTTGGTTTGTGCTGCTTGTTTTACAGTCCTTTATATCTTATATTCAAGAGAGACCGAAACAATGCCAGGACTGCTACTTTAAAAGAGCAGGAAATAACATGA